The following proteins are co-located in the Manihot esculenta cultivar AM560-2 chromosome 9, M.esculenta_v8, whole genome shotgun sequence genome:
- the LOC110622614 gene encoding protein SEMI-ROLLED LEAF 2 isoform X2, producing MGVISRKLFPACESMCVCCPALRSRSRQPVKRYKKLLAEIFPKSDGVPNERKIIKLCEYAAKNPFRIPKIAKYLEERCYKELRSEHIKFINIVTETYNKLLCMCKEQIAYFAISLLSVVSELLDKPKQDALLILGCQTLTSFIYSQTDGTYTHNIEKFVHQVCNLARVHGDEHHTSCLRASSLQCLSAMVWFMAKFLYIFSAFDEIVQVTLDNYGPDMHDDARGETHHNWVDEVVRSEGRGAVGSCDTSSSCMIIRPRPERKEPSLLTREEIETPKVWAQICIQRMVELAKESTTMRQVLDPMFVYFDSGRHWVPLQGLSITVLSDMCYLLESSGHQQLVLAAVIRHLDHKNVVHDPQLKSYVIQVAALLARQIRSEVELAEIGFVSDLCRHLRKSLQATVESVGEQESNLNVLLQKSIEDCLLEIAKAIRDAQPLFDMMAITLENLPSSGVVAHATVGSLIVLAHMISLSSVSSSSQQGFPEALLVQLLKVMLHPDVGVRVGAHQIFSMLLIPSSNHSRHGVVSLHSGYICEPRRWRSNAASTFSSISELLEKLRREKDGARMEKHKSYSPDDYRERDITEEDWKQGRPRKNSPNFYKISSIIDRTSGTTSLIEEPYVMTLSEDQIAQLLSAFWLQANLPDNLPSNFEAMAHSYMLTLISSRLKSSSDGLMVRFFQLSLSLRNLSLDPNNGIGMLRPACRRSILVLSTGMLMFSAKIYQFTELDNLVKLVLPYDVDPYLGISDDLQVHAKPQADVRDYGSASDNQLASSLLLEMKNKAFESDKVIMDTLIQNISNATELEVDYLAGQLSEPFTPDDAFVFGPRSLLDLDHNPMVSHSKESLSFDEDMPTSSLIEDDATSEASVADMSRFIPKIPSSPSVSHIISIGKLLESALEVAGQVAGTSISTSPLPYDTMAKQCEDLGKGTRKKLSNWLAQETQYARGADKFLPAIPASGCPAVEQVMCNMQGAVKPMDPCLAMRLPPASPFDNFLKAAGC from the exons ATGGGTGTAATTTCCAGGAAGTTATTTCCTGCTTGTGAGAGCATGTGCGTTTGCTGCCCTGCATTGAGGTCCAGATCTCGACAACCCGTCAAGCGGTATAAAAAACTGCTTGCAGAGATATTCCCCAAGTCT GATGGAGTtccaaatgaaagaaaaattatcaAGTTGTGTGAATATGCTGCTAAAAACCCATTTCGGATCCCAAAG ATTGCAAAATATCTTGAAGAAAGATGCTACAAGGAACTTCGAAGTGAGCACATCAAATTCATTAATATTGTCACAGAGACTTATAACAAGTTGCTTTGTATGTGTAAGGAGCAGAT CGCATACTTTGCTATTAGTTTGTTGAGTGTGGTCAGTGAATTGTTGGACAAACCTAAGCAAGATGCTTTGCTTATACTTGGATGCCAGACCTTAACAAGTTTCATCTATAGTCAG ACAGATGGAACTTACACACATAACATAGAAAAATTTGTTCACCAAGTATGCAATCTGGCACGTGTGCATGGGGATGAACATCATACGAGCTGCTTGAGAGCTTCTAGCCTGCAGTGCCTTTCAGCAATG GTGTGGTTTATGGCGAAGTTCTTATATATTTTCTCCGCTTTTGATGAG ATTGTACAAGTCACCTTAGATAACTATGGACCAGATATGCATGATGATGCAAGAGGGGAGACGCATCATAATTGGGTTGATGAAGTAGTAAGATCTGAAGGCAGAGGTGCAGTTGGCAGTTGTGATACTAGCTCTAGCTGTATGATCATCAGACCACGTCCTGAAAGGAAAGAACCTTCTCTTTTGACTAG GGAAGAGATTGAGACACCTAAAGTTTGGGCTCAAATTTGTATTCAAAGGATGGTTGAACTGGCTAAAGAGAGTACAACAATGCGTCAAGTATTGGATCCAATGTTTGTTTACTTCGACTCTGGACGGCACTGGGTTCCTCTGCAGGGCTTGTCCATAACTGTTTTGTCCGATATGTGTTACTTGTTGGAGAGTTCAG GGCATCAGCAGTTGGTATTAGCTGCTGTTATACGTCATCTGGACCACAAAAATGTTGTGCATGATCCACAACTCAAATCTTATGTCATACAAGTTGCTGCACTTTTAGCTAGGCAAATTAGATCAGAAGTAGAGCTGGCTGAAATTGGATTTGTCAGTGACCTGTGCAGGCATTTGCGAAAAAGTCTTCAGGCCACAGTTGAATCTGTTGGAGAGCAAGAGTCAAACTTGAATGTCTTGCTTCAGAAATCCATTGAAGATTGCTTGCTTGAAATTGCTAAAGCG ATTAGGGATGCACAACCACTTTTTGACATGATGGCCATAACATTGGAGAATCTGCCATCTTCTGGAGTTGTTGCCCATGCAACTGTTGGATCCTTGATTGTTCTTGCTCATATGATCTCATTATCATCTGTATCTTCTAGTTCACAGCAG GGTTTTCCAGAAGCACTTCTAGTCCAACTTTTGAAGGTAATGCTGCATCCAGACGTTGGAGTGCGAGTTGGAGCGCACCAGATATTTTCAATGCTTCTCATTCCAAGCTCTAATCATTCACGCCATGGAGTTGTGTCTTTGCATTCTGGTTATATTTGTGAACCAAGGAGATGGCGTTCCAATGCTGCATCTACTTTTTCTTCAATTTCGGAGTTGCTTGAAAAGCTTCGAAGAGAGAAGGATGGTGCCAGAATGGAAAAGCATAAAAGTTACAGTCCTGATGATTACCGAGAAAGAGATATTACAGAAGAAGACTGGAAACAGGGGCGACCCCGAAAAAATTCCcccaatttttataaaataagttcTATTATTGACAGAACCTCTGGGACAACAAGCTTGATAGAG GAGCCTTATGTCATGACACTTAGTGAGGATCAAATAGCACAATTGCTCTCTGCTTTCTGGCTACAAGCCAATCTTCCGGATAACTTGCCCTCTAATTTTGAAGCCATGGCTCATTCTTACATGTTGACACTTATTTCTTCACGACTGAAG AGCTCGAGTGATGGCCTCATGGTCCGCTTCTTTCAGCTTTCCCTATCTCTCAGAAATTTGTCCTTGGACCCTAACAATGGCATAG GGATGTTACGTCCAGCATGCCGGAGATCTATTCTCGTATTATCAACGGGCATGTTGATGTTTTCTGctaaaatatatcaatttaCCGAATTGGACAATTTAGTCAAATTGGTACTCCCATATGAT GTTGATCCTTACCTTGGTATTAGTGATGACCTTCAAGTACATGCAAAGCCTCAGGCGGATGTAAGAGATTATGGATCTGCCAGTGATAATCAGCTAGCCTCGTCATTACTCCTTGAAATGAAGAACAAAGCATTTGAATCTGACAAGGTCATAATGGACACCTTAATACAGAATATATCAAATGCTACGGAG TTAGAGGTGGATTACTTGGCGGGACAATTGTCAGAACCATTCACGCCTGATGATGCATTTGTCTTCGGTCCTCGATCATTACTTGATCTGGATCACAACCCAATGGTTTCCCATTCGAAGGAATCACTCTCCTTTGATGAG GATATGCCAACAAGCTCATTGATTGAGGATGACGCAACAAGTGAAGCATCAGTTGCGGACATGTCTCGCTTCATTCCCAAAATTCCCTCATCCCCTTCTGTTTCCCACATTATTAGCATTGGGAAGCTTTTGGAATCG GCACTTGAGGTAGCTGGTCAAGTGGCAGGAACATCCATCTCTACATCACCTCTCCCATATGACACCATGGCTAAACAGTGCGAAGATCTTGGCAAAGGCACAAGGAAGAAGCTCTCCAATTGGTTAGCCCAGGAAACTCAGTACGCTAGAGGAGCTGACAAATTTTTACCAGCAATTCCTGCAAGCGGATGTCCTGCCGTAGAGCAG GTAATGTGTAATATGCAAGGAGCTGTTAAGCCAATGGACCCATGTCTGGCGATGAGGTTGCCCCCTGCTAGTCCTTTTGACAACTTTCTCAAAGCAGCTGGATGTTGA
- the LOC110622614 gene encoding protein SEMI-ROLLED LEAF 2 isoform X1: protein MGVISRKLFPACESMCVCCPALRSRSRQPVKRYKKLLAEIFPKSDGVPNERKIIKLCEYAAKNPFRIPKIAKYLEERCYKELRSEHIKFINIVTETYNKLLCMCKEQIAYFAISLLSVVSELLDKPKQDALLILGCQTLTSFIYSQTDGTYTHNIEKFVHQVCNLARVHGDEHHTSCLRASSLQCLSAMVWFMAKFLYIFSAFDEIVQVTLDNYGPDMHDDARGETHHNWVDEVVRSEGRGAVGSCDTSSSCMIIRPRPERKEPSLLTREEIETPKVWAQICIQRMVELAKESTTMRQVLDPMFVYFDSGRHWVPLQGLSITVLSDMCYLLESSGHQQLVLAAVIRHLDHKNVVHDPQLKSYVIQVAALLARQIRSEVELAEIGFVSDLCRHLRKSLQATVESVGEQESNLNVLLQKSIEDCLLEIAKAIRDAQPLFDMMAITLENLPSSGVVAHATVGSLIVLAHMISLSSVSSSSQQGFPEALLVQLLKVMLHPDVGVRVGAHQIFSMLLIPSSNHSRHGVVSLHSGYICEPRRWRSNAASTFSSISELLEKLRREKDGARMEKHKSYSPDDYRERDITEEDWKQGRPRKNSPNFYKISSIIDRTSGTTSLIEVEPYVMTLSEDQIAQLLSAFWLQANLPDNLPSNFEAMAHSYMLTLISSRLKSSSDGLMVRFFQLSLSLRNLSLDPNNGIGMLRPACRRSILVLSTGMLMFSAKIYQFTELDNLVKLVLPYDVDPYLGISDDLQVHAKPQADVRDYGSASDNQLASSLLLEMKNKAFESDKVIMDTLIQNISNATELEVDYLAGQLSEPFTPDDAFVFGPRSLLDLDHNPMVSHSKESLSFDEDMPTSSLIEDDATSEASVADMSRFIPKIPSSPSVSHIISIGKLLESALEVAGQVAGTSISTSPLPYDTMAKQCEDLGKGTRKKLSNWLAQETQYARGADKFLPAIPASGCPAVEQVMCNMQGAVKPMDPCLAMRLPPASPFDNFLKAAGC, encoded by the exons ATGGGTGTAATTTCCAGGAAGTTATTTCCTGCTTGTGAGAGCATGTGCGTTTGCTGCCCTGCATTGAGGTCCAGATCTCGACAACCCGTCAAGCGGTATAAAAAACTGCTTGCAGAGATATTCCCCAAGTCT GATGGAGTtccaaatgaaagaaaaattatcaAGTTGTGTGAATATGCTGCTAAAAACCCATTTCGGATCCCAAAG ATTGCAAAATATCTTGAAGAAAGATGCTACAAGGAACTTCGAAGTGAGCACATCAAATTCATTAATATTGTCACAGAGACTTATAACAAGTTGCTTTGTATGTGTAAGGAGCAGAT CGCATACTTTGCTATTAGTTTGTTGAGTGTGGTCAGTGAATTGTTGGACAAACCTAAGCAAGATGCTTTGCTTATACTTGGATGCCAGACCTTAACAAGTTTCATCTATAGTCAG ACAGATGGAACTTACACACATAACATAGAAAAATTTGTTCACCAAGTATGCAATCTGGCACGTGTGCATGGGGATGAACATCATACGAGCTGCTTGAGAGCTTCTAGCCTGCAGTGCCTTTCAGCAATG GTGTGGTTTATGGCGAAGTTCTTATATATTTTCTCCGCTTTTGATGAG ATTGTACAAGTCACCTTAGATAACTATGGACCAGATATGCATGATGATGCAAGAGGGGAGACGCATCATAATTGGGTTGATGAAGTAGTAAGATCTGAAGGCAGAGGTGCAGTTGGCAGTTGTGATACTAGCTCTAGCTGTATGATCATCAGACCACGTCCTGAAAGGAAAGAACCTTCTCTTTTGACTAG GGAAGAGATTGAGACACCTAAAGTTTGGGCTCAAATTTGTATTCAAAGGATGGTTGAACTGGCTAAAGAGAGTACAACAATGCGTCAAGTATTGGATCCAATGTTTGTTTACTTCGACTCTGGACGGCACTGGGTTCCTCTGCAGGGCTTGTCCATAACTGTTTTGTCCGATATGTGTTACTTGTTGGAGAGTTCAG GGCATCAGCAGTTGGTATTAGCTGCTGTTATACGTCATCTGGACCACAAAAATGTTGTGCATGATCCACAACTCAAATCTTATGTCATACAAGTTGCTGCACTTTTAGCTAGGCAAATTAGATCAGAAGTAGAGCTGGCTGAAATTGGATTTGTCAGTGACCTGTGCAGGCATTTGCGAAAAAGTCTTCAGGCCACAGTTGAATCTGTTGGAGAGCAAGAGTCAAACTTGAATGTCTTGCTTCAGAAATCCATTGAAGATTGCTTGCTTGAAATTGCTAAAGCG ATTAGGGATGCACAACCACTTTTTGACATGATGGCCATAACATTGGAGAATCTGCCATCTTCTGGAGTTGTTGCCCATGCAACTGTTGGATCCTTGATTGTTCTTGCTCATATGATCTCATTATCATCTGTATCTTCTAGTTCACAGCAG GGTTTTCCAGAAGCACTTCTAGTCCAACTTTTGAAGGTAATGCTGCATCCAGACGTTGGAGTGCGAGTTGGAGCGCACCAGATATTTTCAATGCTTCTCATTCCAAGCTCTAATCATTCACGCCATGGAGTTGTGTCTTTGCATTCTGGTTATATTTGTGAACCAAGGAGATGGCGTTCCAATGCTGCATCTACTTTTTCTTCAATTTCGGAGTTGCTTGAAAAGCTTCGAAGAGAGAAGGATGGTGCCAGAATGGAAAAGCATAAAAGTTACAGTCCTGATGATTACCGAGAAAGAGATATTACAGAAGAAGACTGGAAACAGGGGCGACCCCGAAAAAATTCCcccaatttttataaaataagttcTATTATTGACAGAACCTCTGGGACAACAAGCTTGATAGAGGTG GAGCCTTATGTCATGACACTTAGTGAGGATCAAATAGCACAATTGCTCTCTGCTTTCTGGCTACAAGCCAATCTTCCGGATAACTTGCCCTCTAATTTTGAAGCCATGGCTCATTCTTACATGTTGACACTTATTTCTTCACGACTGAAG AGCTCGAGTGATGGCCTCATGGTCCGCTTCTTTCAGCTTTCCCTATCTCTCAGAAATTTGTCCTTGGACCCTAACAATGGCATAG GGATGTTACGTCCAGCATGCCGGAGATCTATTCTCGTATTATCAACGGGCATGTTGATGTTTTCTGctaaaatatatcaatttaCCGAATTGGACAATTTAGTCAAATTGGTACTCCCATATGAT GTTGATCCTTACCTTGGTATTAGTGATGACCTTCAAGTACATGCAAAGCCTCAGGCGGATGTAAGAGATTATGGATCTGCCAGTGATAATCAGCTAGCCTCGTCATTACTCCTTGAAATGAAGAACAAAGCATTTGAATCTGACAAGGTCATAATGGACACCTTAATACAGAATATATCAAATGCTACGGAG TTAGAGGTGGATTACTTGGCGGGACAATTGTCAGAACCATTCACGCCTGATGATGCATTTGTCTTCGGTCCTCGATCATTACTTGATCTGGATCACAACCCAATGGTTTCCCATTCGAAGGAATCACTCTCCTTTGATGAG GATATGCCAACAAGCTCATTGATTGAGGATGACGCAACAAGTGAAGCATCAGTTGCGGACATGTCTCGCTTCATTCCCAAAATTCCCTCATCCCCTTCTGTTTCCCACATTATTAGCATTGGGAAGCTTTTGGAATCG GCACTTGAGGTAGCTGGTCAAGTGGCAGGAACATCCATCTCTACATCACCTCTCCCATATGACACCATGGCTAAACAGTGCGAAGATCTTGGCAAAGGCACAAGGAAGAAGCTCTCCAATTGGTTAGCCCAGGAAACTCAGTACGCTAGAGGAGCTGACAAATTTTTACCAGCAATTCCTGCAAGCGGATGTCCTGCCGTAGAGCAG GTAATGTGTAATATGCAAGGAGCTGTTAAGCCAATGGACCCATGTCTGGCGATGAGGTTGCCCCCTGCTAGTCCTTTTGACAACTTTCTCAAAGCAGCTGGATGTTGA